The following coding sequences are from one Tolumonas lignilytica window:
- the tpiA gene encoding triose-phosphate isomerase, whose amino-acid sequence MRQHLIMGNWKLNGTKASVEALVEGLKAPVAAAANVEVAVCAPVIFLGQVEQLTAGSALKYGSQDADVHTSGAFTGENSPVMLKEFGCKYALVGHSERRTLHAETDAVVAAKYVAIQAADLVPVLCIGETLEQFEANQTNAVVEAQLKAVIDVAGIESFAKAVIAYEPVWAIGTGKTATPEIAQAVHAHIRAYLAGFNADVAAKVQVLYGGSMNASNAADLLAQADIDGGLIGGASLKVADFSAIIEAAAK is encoded by the coding sequence ATGAGACAACACCTGATCATGGGTAACTGGAAACTGAACGGTACTAAAGCGTCTGTTGAAGCTCTGGTTGAAGGTCTGAAAGCACCAGTAGCTGCAGCTGCAAACGTTGAAGTTGCTGTTTGTGCACCTGTTATTTTCCTGGGTCAAGTTGAGCAACTGACTGCCGGTTCTGCACTCAAATACGGCTCACAAGATGCTGACGTTCACACCTCTGGTGCGTTCACTGGCGAAAATTCACCAGTTATGCTGAAAGAATTTGGCTGTAAATACGCTCTGGTTGGTCACAGCGAACGCCGTACTCTGCATGCAGAAACTGATGCTGTTGTAGCTGCAAAATATGTTGCTATCCAAGCTGCTGATCTGGTTCCTGTTCTGTGCATCGGTGAAACTCTGGAACAGTTTGAAGCAAACCAGACTAACGCGGTTGTTGAAGCTCAGCTGAAAGCCGTTATCGATGTTGCTGGTATCGAATCATTCGCTAAAGCAGTTATCGCATACGAACCAGTATGGGCAATCGGTACTGGTAAAACCGCTACTCCTGAAATTGCTCAGGCAGTTCACGCACACATCCGTGCTTACCTGGCTGGTTTCAATGCTGATGTTGCAGCGAAAGTACAAGTTCTGTACGGCGGTTCAATGAATGCATCTAACGCTGCTGACCTGCTGGCTCAGGCTGACATCGATGGCGGCCTGATCGGTGGTGCATCTCTGAAAGTGGCTGATTTCTCTGCCATCATCGAAGCTGCAGCTAAGTAA
- the pfkA gene encoding 6-phosphofructokinase — MIKKIGVLTSGGDAPGMNAAIRAVIRAALAKGIEVYGIHDGYLGLHRDRIEKLDRRSVSDIINRGGTMLGSARFPAFKEESVRREGIANLNKHGIEALVVIGGDGSYMGAKKLTEMGYPCIGLPGTIDNDIAGTDFTIGFDTALNVVMEAIDRLRDTSTSHKRISVVEVMGRHCGDLAMAAAVAGGAEFVIVPEKGFKKEDLLAQIDEGISSGKRHAIITICEHVTDVNALANLIELHTGLETRATILGHIQRGGSPTARDRILASRMGAYAVDLLIEGQGGRCVGLQQNQLVHHDIIDCIENMKRPFNEELFNLTKTLF, encoded by the coding sequence ATGATCAAGAAAATTGGTGTTCTGACCAGTGGCGGTGATGCGCCAGGAATGAACGCAGCGATTCGTGCGGTAATTCGTGCGGCACTGGCTAAAGGTATCGAAGTTTACGGTATTCATGACGGTTATCTGGGTCTGCACCGCGACCGCATTGAAAAACTGGATCGCCGTAGCGTTTCTGACATCATCAACCGTGGTGGCACCATGCTGGGTTCAGCTCGTTTCCCTGCATTTAAAGAAGAAAGTGTTCGTCGCGAAGGCATTGCCAATCTGAATAAACATGGCATCGAAGCGCTGGTTGTCATCGGCGGTGACGGTTCTTATATGGGTGCTAAAAAACTGACCGAAATGGGTTACCCATGTATTGGTCTGCCTGGCACTATCGATAATGACATTGCTGGTACAGATTTCACTATCGGTTTTGATACTGCACTGAACGTGGTCATGGAAGCAATCGACCGTCTGCGTGATACCTCTACTTCTCACAAACGTATCTCTGTAGTTGAAGTAATGGGCCGTCACTGTGGCGACTTAGCAATGGCAGCGGCTGTTGCTGGTGGTGCAGAATTCGTTATCGTTCCAGAAAAAGGCTTCAAGAAAGAAGACTTACTGGCTCAGATCGATGAAGGTATCTCAAGCGGTAAACGTCATGCCATTATCACTATCTGTGAGCATGTCACCGACGTTAATGCGCTGGCCAACCTGATTGAACTGCATACTGGCCTCGAAACCCGTGCAACCATCCTGGGCCACATCCAACGTGGTGGTTCACCAACTGCTCGTGACCGTATTCTGGCAAGCCGTATGGGTGCGTATGCGGTTGATTTGCTGATTGAAGGTCAGGGTGGCCGTTGCGTCGGCCTGCAACAAAATCAACTGGTCCATCATGACATTATCGATTGCATCGAAAACATGAAACGACCATTTAACGAAGAGCTATTCAACCTGACCAAAACATTGTTCTAA
- a CDS encoding DUF2813 domain-containing protein: protein MFLEQVDITGFRGISKLSVKLGQTTALIGENAWGKSSLLRALWSLLGHDALPYQFVSDDFFHINCDDKKDQELQICLIFREHRPGISQHSHRLNRLSAVWTHHHLDMFHRIHYIAKACLHVDGTVTTEHFFEDARGNRVQDSNCNELIRLLSSMNPVLRLRDSRSISNVADSSVEPDNFMEDLSDLLQDCTPDRQQHITDGVMAAEYLLDRYFINVPHRVKHSQRDIINQPGMLHGLTDWHDLLRNMDNETMQQMLSRIGHALLSAHSGRELENESRPIYILEDPESRLHPTMMSIAWGLIQQLPGQKILTTNSGDLLATLPLGQIRRLVRCNGVTRSYLMDENRFSADDLRKITFHVRINRPMSLFARCWLLVEGETELWLLSELAQLCGYHLPGEGVRIIEYAQCGYSPLIKLANDLGINWHMLADGDEAGVRYIQGARRLLSDEHRHDGGLTLLPNRDIEHFLYVHGFDDVYRREAMLREQHNLPANKIIERAVSRRSKPGMALAVIEEAMQRGADSVPMLLKKMFDRVVELARQQG from the coding sequence ATGTTTTTGGAACAAGTCGACATAACTGGATTCCGCGGTATATCAAAGTTATCAGTCAAACTAGGCCAGACGACCGCGTTGATTGGTGAAAATGCTTGGGGTAAGAGCAGTCTGTTACGTGCCTTATGGAGTCTGTTAGGGCACGATGCATTACCTTATCAATTTGTCAGTGATGATTTTTTCCACATAAACTGTGATGATAAGAAAGATCAAGAGCTTCAGATTTGTTTGATTTTTCGTGAACATCGGCCAGGGATCAGCCAACATTCTCATCGTTTAAATCGTTTATCTGCTGTTTGGACCCACCACCATCTGGATATGTTTCATCGTATCCATTACATCGCCAAAGCTTGTTTACATGTTGATGGTACCGTCACGACGGAACATTTCTTTGAGGACGCTCGCGGGAATCGGGTCCAAGACAGCAACTGCAACGAATTGATCCGCTTGTTAAGCTCAATGAATCCGGTTTTACGTTTGCGCGATTCGCGTTCAATCAGCAATGTCGCTGACTCGAGCGTAGAGCCGGATAATTTCATGGAGGATTTAAGCGACCTTTTGCAAGACTGTACCCCCGACAGGCAGCAGCATATTACCGATGGGGTGATGGCTGCTGAATATTTGCTGGATCGTTACTTCATCAACGTGCCGCACCGAGTTAAACACAGCCAGCGCGATATTATTAATCAGCCGGGCATGCTGCATGGCTTAACTGACTGGCATGATTTATTGCGGAATATGGACAATGAGACGATGCAGCAGATGCTATCGCGTATCGGTCATGCCTTATTATCCGCCCATTCGGGTCGTGAATTAGAAAATGAATCGCGGCCAATCTACATTCTGGAAGATCCAGAAAGTCGTTTACACCCGACCATGATGTCGATTGCCTGGGGCCTGATTCAGCAATTACCGGGGCAAAAAATTCTGACAACCAATTCTGGTGATTTGCTGGCGACGTTACCGTTAGGGCAAATCCGTCGCTTGGTTCGATGCAATGGCGTTACCCGCAGTTATCTGATGGATGAAAATCGATTTTCAGCCGATGACTTACGAAAAATAACCTTTCACGTGAGAATCAACCGGCCTATGTCGTTATTTGCTCGTTGCTGGTTATTGGTTGAAGGGGAAACAGAACTTTGGTTGTTGTCAGAACTGGCGCAACTATGTGGTTATCATTTACCCGGCGAGGGTGTTCGAATCATCGAGTATGCACAATGTGGATATAGCCCGTTAATTAAACTAGCGAACGATTTGGGTATTAATTGGCATATGTTGGCAGATGGTGACGAAGCGGGAGTGCGTTATATCCAAGGCGCCAGACGATTACTCAGTGACGAACACCGCCATGATGGTGGTCTGACCCTGTTACCGAATCGGGATATTGAACATTTTTTATATGTTCATGGCTTTGACGATGTCTATCGCAGAGAAGCAATGCTGCGTGAGCAACACAATTTGCCTGCAAACAAGATCATTGAACGTGCCGTGTCGCGTCGTTCTAAACCAGGAATGGCCCTAGCCGTGATTGAAGAGGCGATGCAAAGAGGTGCAGACAGTGTGCCGATGCTGTTGAAAAAAATGTTTGATCGCGTAGTGGAGCTGGCGAGACAACAGGGATAA
- a CDS encoding TSUP family transporter: MDFEIYTLILFFVCGIAAGFIDSIAGGGGLLTVPALLSAGIPPAYALATNKLQSSFGSFSASFYFLRHGYIDLKLIRNGIIFTFIGSACGTLAVQQIDPSVLKQAIPFMLIGFALYFIFSPRIGDEDRQQQINFFLFSLIFGGGIGFYDGFFGPGTGSFFAIAFVAMAGFNLSKATAYSKLLNFTSNIAALIFFMLGGKILWQVGIVMGAGQFVGARLGSRMVIKKGSKIIRPLLVTMSLIMSARLLWQQYMS; this comes from the coding sequence ATGGATTTCGAGATTTATACCCTAATTTTGTTTTTTGTCTGCGGTATTGCGGCCGGGTTTATTGATTCTATCGCCGGTGGTGGCGGGTTGCTGACCGTCCCGGCCTTGTTGAGCGCGGGCATTCCGCCAGCCTATGCACTGGCAACCAATAAATTGCAGAGCAGCTTTGGTAGTTTTTCTGCATCCTTTTATTTTCTTCGGCACGGATATATCGATCTGAAGCTGATCAGAAATGGCATCATATTTACATTCATCGGTAGTGCCTGCGGCACATTAGCGGTACAGCAAATTGATCCTTCTGTGTTAAAGCAGGCAATTCCGTTTATGTTGATCGGTTTTGCCTTGTATTTCATCTTTTCACCCCGGATAGGTGATGAAGACCGACAGCAACAAATTAACTTTTTCCTTTTTTCGTTGATATTTGGCGGAGGCATCGGTTTTTACGATGGATTTTTTGGCCCGGGTACAGGCTCGTTTTTTGCCATCGCGTTCGTGGCGATGGCTGGGTTTAACCTTTCAAAAGCCACGGCATACAGTAAATTGCTCAACTTTACTTCTAATATTGCGGCATTAATATTTTTCATGCTGGGTGGAAAAATACTCTGGCAGGTCGGGATCGTCATGGGGGCCGGGCAATTCGTCGGTGCACGGTTGGGGTCGCGGATGGTGATCAAAAAGGGCAGCAAAATCATTCGGCCATTACTGGTGACCATGTCATTGATTATGTCAGCCAGATTACTCTGGCAGCAGTATATGAGCTGA
- a CDS encoding VF530 family DNA-binding protein: protein MTQFQSKDPLHGITLERIVTELVEHYGWNELGQRIDIRCFQHEPSIKSSLKFLRRTPWARTKVEALYVMTINSPWVKQSTSNE, encoded by the coding sequence ATGACCCAATTCCAATCTAAAGATCCGCTGCATGGTATTACGCTTGAACGGATCGTCACTGAGTTGGTGGAACATTATGGCTGGAACGAACTCGGCCAACGAATTGATATCCGCTGCTTCCAGCATGAGCCTAGTATTAAATCGAGCCTAAAGTTTCTACGACGCACACCGTGGGCTAGAACAAAAGTTGAAGCGCTATATGTGATGACGATCAATTCGCCCTGGGTCAAACAATCAACATCTAATGAGTAA
- a CDS encoding YgjP-like metallopeptidase domain-containing protein produces MSDLTYLHGYPEHILQQVKQLIQKQQLSELISKRYPEQHSVQSDTALFDYVTELKNRYMRNVPAISKVRYDSKLSVVHHALGLNVRKVQLQGSKVKRKHDIIIASVFKEAPADFLRMITVHELAHLKETQHDKAFYQLCSYMEPRYHQLEFDFRLFMTHRELIKKSQNTAE; encoded by the coding sequence ATGTCTGATTTGACGTATCTTCATGGTTACCCAGAACATATTCTGCAACAAGTTAAACAACTGATTCAAAAACAGCAATTAAGTGAGTTGATAAGCAAACGCTATCCAGAACAACACTCTGTTCAGAGTGATACGGCTTTATTTGACTATGTAACTGAATTAAAAAATCGTTATATGCGCAATGTGCCTGCGATCAGCAAAGTTCGCTATGACAGCAAATTATCTGTTGTGCATCATGCTTTAGGATTAAATGTTCGCAAGGTGCAATTGCAAGGCAGTAAAGTTAAACGCAAGCATGACATCATCATTGCCAGTGTTTTTAAAGAAGCGCCTGCTGATTTTTTACGAATGATCACCGTACATGAACTGGCGCACCTGAAAGAAACGCAGCATGATAAAGCGTTCTATCAGCTATGTTCGTATATGGAACCGAGGTATCACCAGTTGGAATTCGATTTCCGGCTATTTATGACACACAGAGAATTGATTAAAAAAAGTCAAAATACCGCAGAGTAA
- a CDS encoding DUF2750 domain-containing protein gives MTDHIEQHIPEKFITEVKDSGVLWGLQFEDEWVVCDSQDDDAVDVMPLWSSEHAAKLLCCDEWKEYEPAAIPLDEFYDEWVNDLHADGVLIGVQWDETLSGAEVDAMDFARTLSHFE, from the coding sequence ATGACAGATCACATCGAACAGCATATCCCTGAAAAATTTATCACCGAAGTTAAAGACAGCGGCGTGTTGTGGGGCCTGCAGTTTGAAGATGAATGGGTCGTGTGTGACTCGCAGGATGATGACGCAGTGGATGTTATGCCTTTATGGTCTTCTGAACATGCGGCTAAACTTTTGTGCTGCGATGAATGGAAAGAATATGAACCAGCCGCGATCCCACTCGATGAATTTTATGATGAATGGGTGAATGATCTGCACGCCGATGGCGTCTTGATCGGCGTGCAATGGGACGAGACCCTGAGTGGCGCAGAAGTCGATGCAATGGATTTTGCTCGTACGTTATCGCATTTTGAATAA
- a CDS encoding EamA family transporter, which produces MFPILALTGAMLLWSSAFISLKYLLDFFHPTQIVFFRMLIASACFLFFGKKLLQFRYQKGDWRWLLIMGIAEPCLYFLFETSALQYTTAGQAGVITATLPLLASVTAFLVLKERIGKLQIMGFIVAIVGCSALSFAGQHDEQASNPVLGNCLEFMAMLCGAVYSVSIRKLSSRYSSVVLTAFQALVGVLFFGPLAMQHTVPTHASLLHWGSLLYLGTVVTIGAYWLYNWAISQVTVSLATAYINLIPVFTLLLAFWLLGERLNFWQGLACGVVFIGVVISQLPEKSPITADRAISDTV; this is translated from the coding sequence ATGTTTCCTATACTGGCACTTACTGGTGCCATGTTGCTTTGGTCCAGTGCATTTATCTCATTAAAATATCTGTTGGATTTCTTTCATCCCACGCAAATTGTGTTCTTCCGTATGCTGATTGCCAGCGCTTGTTTTCTGTTCTTTGGCAAGAAATTACTGCAATTTCGTTATCAGAAAGGCGATTGGCGGTGGTTATTGATCATGGGTATTGCAGAGCCTTGTCTCTATTTTTTATTTGAGACGTCAGCATTGCAGTATACAACAGCCGGTCAGGCTGGAGTGATCACGGCAACCTTACCTCTGCTTGCCTCTGTAACGGCATTTCTGGTGTTGAAAGAGCGTATTGGCAAACTGCAAATTATGGGGTTTATTGTTGCTATTGTCGGATGTTCGGCATTAAGTTTTGCCGGGCAACATGATGAACAAGCCAGTAATCCGGTATTAGGTAACTGTTTAGAGTTCATGGCCATGCTGTGCGGGGCTGTTTATTCTGTCTCGATTCGGAAGTTATCGTCGCGTTACTCTTCAGTGGTACTGACTGCTTTCCAGGCTTTGGTAGGAGTTCTTTTTTTCGGCCCATTGGCGATGCAGCATACCGTACCAACGCATGCTTCTTTGCTGCATTGGGGGAGCTTGCTCTATTTAGGAACGGTCGTAACCATTGGTGCCTATTGGTTGTATAACTGGGCAATCAGTCAGGTAACCGTTTCTTTGGCAACGGCATATATCAACCTCATACCGGTATTTACATTATTATTGGCTTTTTGGTTGTTGGGAGAGCGGTTGAATTTTTGGCAGGGGTTGGCGTGCGGTGTTGTATTCATCGGTGTCGTGATCAGCCAGTTACCAGAAAAATCACCAATTACTGCGGACCGCGCGATTTCAGACACGGTATGA
- the rsxA gene encoding electron transport complex subunit RsxA, whose translation MSEYLLLLVSTVLVNNFVLVKFLGLCPFMGVSKKIEPAVGMGIATAFVLTLTSAFCYLVDHYILTPLNASSLSTLAFILVIAVVVQFTEMVIQKSAPELYRVLGIYLPLITTNCIVLGLALLNINLQHNFMQSIVYGFGGGVGFTLVLVLFASLRERIAAGDVPVPFQGVAIGMITAGLMSLAFLGFTGLIKL comes from the coding sequence ATGTCGGAATATCTGTTACTACTAGTCAGTACAGTACTGGTAAATAACTTTGTTTTAGTTAAATTTTTAGGGCTTTGTCCATTCATGGGGGTTTCTAAAAAAATTGAACCTGCCGTGGGTATGGGCATTGCTACAGCATTCGTTTTAACATTGACTTCGGCCTTCTGTTATCTTGTCGACCACTACATTCTGACACCGCTGAATGCCAGTTCATTGAGTACACTGGCTTTTATTCTGGTCATCGCAGTCGTAGTACAATTCACTGAAATGGTGATTCAGAAAAGTGCGCCTGAGTTGTACCGTGTTTTAGGTATCTATCTGCCGTTGATCACCACGAATTGCATTGTTTTGGGGCTGGCGTTACTCAATATCAATCTGCAACATAATTTTATGCAAAGTATTGTGTATGGCTTTGGTGGCGGCGTTGGTTTTACGTTGGTGCTCGTGTTATTTGCCAGTCTGCGCGAGCGTATAGCCGCAGGTGATGTTCCAGTACCATTCCAGGGCGTGGCCATTGGCATGATCACGGCCGGTCTCATGTCTCTGGCTTTCCTTGGGTTTACTGGGTTAATCAAGCTCTAA
- the rsxB gene encoding electron transport complex subunit RsxB — protein MNQLLLILIILTLLALLFGILLGYAAIRFKVDSDPIVDKLDAILPQTQCGQCGYPGCRPYAQAIANGDSINKCVPGGSQTIQRIAAMMGVEPPSDDDELQLTPPKRVAFIHENLCIGCTKCIQACPVDAIIGAPKLMHTILRSECTGCDLCVDPCPTNCIEMIELPATPDRWKWDVETIPVRMVQ, from the coding sequence ATGAACCAACTTTTACTTATTCTTATTATCCTGACCTTACTGGCATTGCTGTTTGGCATATTGCTGGGTTATGCGGCTATCCGTTTTAAAGTCGACTCCGACCCGATCGTCGATAAGTTGGATGCTATCTTACCGCAAACACAATGTGGTCAATGTGGCTACCCCGGCTGCCGTCCCTATGCACAAGCGATAGCCAATGGTGACAGTATCAATAAATGTGTACCAGGTGGTTCACAGACAATTCAGCGAATAGCTGCCATGATGGGTGTAGAACCTCCGTCCGATGATGACGAACTGCAACTGACACCACCTAAACGGGTCGCATTTATTCACGAAAACCTTTGCATTGGCTGTACTAAATGCATTCAGGCTTGCCCTGTCGATGCAATTATCGGGGCGCCTAAGCTCATGCACACAATCCTGCGTAGTGAATGTACGGGCTGTGATTTGTGTGTTGATCCATGTCCGACTAATTGTATTGAAATGATTGAATTACCCGCCACGCCGGATCGTTGGAAGTGGGATGTAGAAACAATTCCAGTGAGAATGGTGCAATGA
- the rsxC gene encoding electron transport complex subunit RsxC gives MSIVDILSKIRKGKIWDFHGGLHPDEHKRESSETPLVDAGIPPFIVLPIKQHSGRVGRLLVKVGDRVLTGQQLTASDHPMEVPVHASTSGVITSIELHTVAHPSGLSEPCIHIKPDGLDEWRERKPWADFHQYDAVELFERIRQSGIAGLGGAGFPTYAKLSVAREKAEIVIINGAECEPYITADDRLMREHAREILEGVEIIKHILRPSITIIAIEDNKPEAISAFLMRPLPNDVIVRVIPTKYPSGSARQLIEILTGKQVPARGRSLSLGIVMVNIGTTFAIRQAIIEDEPLIRRVVTLTGSQFKTPGNAWVRLGSSVRWLLAQFALTPEPRQRVIMGGSMMGFTLPHADVPVVKITNCLLAPSASELPPRDDEMNCIRCGKCAEVCPVKLLPQQLYWYSKAGDHENAEKYNLADCIECGACAWVCPSNIPLVHYYRQEKAEIQLNREEAAQAERAKQRFEAKKQRLEEERRAREAHIPAPVATRTHSANETDPVAAAILRIKAQQDKTASPDVDIRAERAARKAQAIQHQLEKNTEPSTPVAESQVSSEEDKRKAAVAAALARAKARRAEITASGDSASVIPETATADDAESQKKAAIAAAIARAKAKKAQAEQAPVQTDAADATPVPGSSATAEDPDSARKAAVAAAIARAKAKKAQAEQATVQTDAADATPVPGSSATADDPDSARKAAVAAAIARAKAKKAQAEAEAAANKNEQV, from the coding sequence ATGAGTATTGTCGATATCCTAAGTAAAATTCGCAAAGGGAAAATCTGGGATTTTCACGGCGGTCTGCATCCTGATGAGCACAAACGTGAATCGAGTGAAACGCCATTAGTTGATGCAGGCATTCCTCCTTTCATTGTATTACCGATCAAACAACACAGTGGGCGGGTTGGCCGACTTTTGGTCAAGGTCGGTGATCGCGTTCTGACCGGACAACAACTAACCGCCAGTGATCATCCAATGGAAGTACCGGTTCATGCCAGCACTTCTGGTGTTATCACCTCGATTGAACTGCATACCGTTGCACACCCGTCTGGTCTCAGTGAACCTTGTATTCATATTAAACCCGATGGTCTTGATGAATGGCGTGAACGCAAGCCATGGGCTGATTTTCATCAGTATGATGCAGTTGAGCTTTTCGAGCGGATCCGTCAGTCAGGGATTGCCGGATTAGGCGGCGCAGGCTTTCCTACTTATGCAAAATTAAGTGTGGCCCGTGAAAAAGCAGAAATTGTCATTATCAATGGCGCGGAGTGTGAGCCTTATATCACTGCCGATGATCGATTGATGCGTGAACATGCCCGCGAAATTCTGGAAGGCGTTGAGATCATCAAGCATATCCTGCGTCCTAGCATCACGATTATTGCCATTGAAGATAATAAGCCGGAAGCAATTTCCGCCTTTTTAATGAGACCATTACCAAACGATGTCATCGTGCGGGTAATACCGACGAAATACCCATCTGGAAGTGCTCGTCAGCTCATTGAAATTCTGACTGGGAAACAAGTCCCTGCCCGCGGACGTTCGCTGTCGTTGGGTATTGTGATGGTTAATATCGGAACTACTTTTGCCATCCGACAAGCCATCATTGAAGATGAACCGCTCATCCGTCGTGTTGTCACATTAACCGGCTCTCAATTTAAGACACCGGGTAATGCTTGGGTTCGTCTTGGATCTTCGGTTCGCTGGTTACTGGCTCAATTTGCCTTAACACCGGAGCCTCGCCAGCGCGTCATTATGGGGGGCTCGATGATGGGCTTCACGCTGCCGCATGCAGATGTGCCTGTCGTTAAAATAACCAACTGTTTATTAGCTCCCAGTGCCAGCGAATTACCTCCTCGTGATGATGAGATGAACTGCATTCGGTGCGGTAAATGCGCTGAAGTCTGTCCGGTCAAACTATTACCACAGCAACTTTACTGGTATAGCAAAGCGGGTGACCATGAAAATGCCGAAAAATATAATCTGGCGGATTGTATTGAATGCGGAGCATGTGCATGGGTTTGTCCAAGTAATATTCCTTTGGTGCATTATTACCGTCAGGAAAAGGCAGAAATTCAATTAAATCGTGAAGAAGCTGCACAGGCAGAACGCGCGAAACAACGTTTTGAAGCTAAAAAACAGCGGTTAGAAGAAGAACGTCGCGCACGTGAAGCCCATATTCCCGCTCCTGTTGCGACCCGCACTCATAGCGCCAATGAAACTGATCCAGTCGCAGCGGCCATTCTGCGGATTAAAGCACAACAAGATAAAACTGCCTCGCCCGACGTTGATATCCGTGCCGAACGTGCAGCAAGAAAAGCGCAGGCTATTCAACATCAGCTTGAAAAGAACACGGAGCCATCAACCCCGGTCGCTGAATCACAGGTGTCCTCTGAGGAGGATAAGCGCAAGGCCGCCGTGGCCGCCGCATTGGCCAGAGCAAAAGCACGCCGTGCAGAAATTACAGCATCTGGAGATTCTGCATCTGTAATTCCTGAAACAGCTACAGCAGACGATGCGGAATCCCAGAAAAAGGCTGCGATAGCCGCCGCCATCGCCAGAGCAAAAGCGAAGAAAGCACAAGCTGAACAAGCCCCTGTGCAAACGGACGCTGCTGACGCAACACCTGTGCCGGGATCATCAGCAACTGCGGAAGATCCTGATTCCGCTAGAAAAGCCGCCGTAGCCGCTGCGATTGCTCGCGCAAAAGCCAAGAAAGCACAGGCAGAACAAGCCACCGTGCAAACGGATGCTGCTGACGCAACACCTGTGCCGGGATCATCAGCAACTGCGGATGATCCTGATTCCGCCAGAAAAGCTGCCGTGGCCGCTGCGATTGCACGCGCAAAAGCCAAGAAAGCACAGGCAGAAGCTGAAGCCGCCGCCAATAAAAACGAACAGGTATAA
- the rsxD gene encoding electron transport complex subunit RsxD, producing the protein MSFAIAISPHGHSQKSTSSVMRWTLVALIPGIVAQYYIFGWGVLFQLLLTVGTALLSEAAILRLRGFAVMPSLRDSSAILTAALLAVAIPPLLPWWMPVVATAFAIIIAKQLYGGLGQNPFNPAMVGYVLLLVSFPVPMTTWLAPQTISAQHLSLQDTAAVIFHGTTPGGLNSYQLKTLVDGTTMATPLDHLKTESKRGYSIDVLIKSPDFSAISHDGWRLINLSFLAGGILLFILRLIPWQTPVAMLGTLAAASALGHYLAPAQFAMPEIELLSGASMLGAFFIVTDPVTSSTTTYGRLIFGALVGLLVFIIRHFGGYPDGVAFAVLLCNILVPLIDKYSQSRVYGH; encoded by the coding sequence ATGTCATTTGCTATCGCTATCTCACCACATGGTCACAGCCAGAAAAGCACATCAAGTGTCATGCGATGGACGCTTGTTGCATTAATTCCGGGCATCGTCGCCCAATATTATATTTTTGGCTGGGGAGTTTTATTCCAGTTACTGCTCACTGTTGGCACGGCATTGTTATCTGAAGCCGCCATCTTACGCTTACGCGGTTTTGCCGTGATGCCCTCTCTGCGAGACAGCAGTGCCATTCTTACTGCCGCACTATTGGCTGTAGCAATCCCGCCCTTATTACCTTGGTGGATGCCCGTCGTCGCAACAGCATTTGCCATCATCATTGCTAAACAGCTTTATGGTGGATTAGGACAAAACCCGTTTAATCCAGCCATGGTGGGTTATGTGTTACTGCTGGTTTCATTCCCCGTTCCGATGACAACATGGTTGGCACCACAAACCATTTCTGCACAACATCTTTCTCTGCAAGACACGGCTGCTGTCATTTTCCATGGCACCACGCCTGGGGGACTAAATAGCTATCAATTAAAAACTCTCGTCGATGGTACGACCATGGCGACCCCGTTAGATCATCTGAAAACCGAGTCTAAACGCGGTTATTCCATTGACGTACTGATCAAATCTCCTGATTTTTCGGCGATTAGTCACGATGGCTGGCGTTTAATTAATCTGAGTTTTCTCGCTGGCGGTATCTTACTGTTTATTTTACGTTTGATCCCATGGCAAACCCCTGTTGCGATGCTCGGTACATTAGCGGCAGCCAGCGCCTTAGGGCATTATTTAGCGCCAGCCCAGTTTGCGATGCCAGAAATTGAATTGCTAAGCGGAGCCAGTATGTTGGGCGCCTTTTTTATAGTGACCGATCCCGTCACCAGTAGCACGACCACTTATGGACGCCTAATTTTTGGTGCCTTAGTGGGTTTACTGGTGTTCATTATTCGTCATTTCGGTGGATATCCGGACGGCGTGGCATTTGCGGTATTACTATGCAATATCCTGGTGCCATTAATAGACAAATATAGTCAATCTCGCGTTTACGGACACTAA